In Sphaeramia orbicularis chromosome 15, fSphaOr1.1, whole genome shotgun sequence, a single genomic region encodes these proteins:
- the prph2b gene encoding peripherin-2b: MPFMPVKFNLQKRVKLAQGLWMLYWVSVIVGILIFSLGIFFKVELRKRSEMMDNNESHLVPNLLILVGLVACGVNAFGGKVCHDSLDPMKFARWKPMLKTYLLVCCGFNVALLLVAMLCFLMQFAVYLALADGLKNSIKFYKDTDTPGRCFMKRTLDMTQIEFRCCGNNHYRDWFEVQWISNRYLDMSNDEVKDRLLSNVEGKFLMDSVPFSCCNPGSPRPCIQHHLTNNSAHYDYDHRTEELNIWTRGCREALFSYFSSMMNSIGALVIFTILLESADMAGLKYLTTSLETMADPENPECESEGWLLEKGVKETFAEFMAKLKTLGKTNQVEEGGEAQAT, from the exons ATGCCGTTCATGCCGGTGAAGTTCAACCTGCAGAAGCGGGTGAAACTGGCCCAGGGCCTCTGGATGCTCTACTGGGTGTCCGTCATCGTGGGCATCCTCATCTTCAGCCTCGGCATCTTCTTCAAAGTGGAGCTCCGGAAAAGGAGCGAGATGATGGACAACAATGAGAGCCACTTAGTGCCCAACCTGCTGATCCTGGTGGGCCTGGTGGCCTGTGGGGTCAACGCCTTCGGAGGGAAGGTGTGCCACGACTCCCTGGATCCCATGAAGTTCGCCCGTTGGAAGCCCATGCTGAAGACGTACCTGCTGGTTTGCTGCGGCTTCAACGTCGCCCTGCTGTTGGTCGCCATGCTCTGCTTCCTCATGCAGTTCGCCGTCTACCTGGCATTGGCCGACGGCCTGAAGAACAGCATCAAGTTCTACAAGGACACGGACACGCCGGGACGCTGCTTCATGAAGAGGACGCTGGACATGACGCAGATCGAGTTCCGCTGCTGTGGCAACAACCACTACAGGGACTGGTTCGAGGTCCAGTGGATCAGCAACCGGTACCTGGACATGAGCAACGACGAGGTCAAAGA TCGTCTCCTCAGTAACGTGGAGGGGAAGTTCCTGATGGACAGCGTCCCCTTCAGCTGCTGTAACCCCGGCTCGCCCCGCCCCTGCATCCAACATCACCTGACCAATAACTCCGCCCACTACGACTACGACCACCGCACCGAGGAGCTCAACATCTGGACCCGGGGCTGTCGGGAGGCGCTGTTCTCCTACTTCAGCAGCATGATGAACAGCATCGGAGCGCTCGTCATCTTCACCATCCTGCTGGAG TCGGCCGACATGGCGGGGCTGAAGTACCTGACCACGTCCCTGGAGACGATGGCCGACCCTGAAAACCCAGAGTGCGAAAGCGAAGGGTGGCTCCTGGAAAAAGGCGTCAAGGAGACATTTGCCGAATTCATGGCCAAGCTGAAGACACTCGGGAAGACTAATCAGGTGGAGGAGGGTGGGGAGGCTCAGGCCACCTGA
- the LOC115433844 gene encoding potassium voltage-gated channel subfamily G member 3-like encodes MKFGSSRCTLNVGGRRFSFSVELMKRLPLSRLSRLHRCGSESELLELCDDYDRDRNEFFFDRHSEAFSFIMLYVTHGKLRFVPDMCELSFYNEMLYWGLESSDLQLCCQRRLDERMSDCFVHFFPEEELRCPEEPQSRWLETMRRTFEEPTSSLAAQILASVSVIFVLISMVMLCTSTLPDWKAAETLDQHRIVEAVCIGWFTAECLVRFMVSRDKCEFVRRPLNIIDLLAITPYYISVTVTIMTGENSQLQRAGVTLRVLRIMRIFWVIKLARHFLGLQTLGLTLRRCYREMVMLLVFICVAMAIFSALAQLLEHGLDLESGNRDYASIPAACWWVIISMTTVGYGDMYPVTVAGRVLGGVCVVSGIVLLALPITFIYHSFIQCYHELKVRSARCVRSLSGEFPH; translated from the exons ATGAAGTTCGGCAGCAGTCGTTGCACCCTGAACGTGGGTGGTCGCAGGTTCTCCTTCTCGGTGGAGCTGATGAAGCGCCTCCCTCTGAGCCGCCTCAGCCGCCTGCACCGCTGCGGGTCGGAGAGCGAGCTGCTGGAGCTCTGCGACGACTACGACCGCGACAGGAACGAGTTCTTCTTCGACCGCCACTCGGAGGCCTTCAGCTTCATCATGTTGTACGTCACACACGGGAAACTGCGCTTCGTTCCTGACATGTGCGAGCTGTCCTTCTACAATGAGATGCTGTACTGGGGTCTGGAGAGCTCTGACCTCCAGCTGTGCTGCCAGCGGCGCCTGGACGAGCGCATGTCCGACTGCTTCGTCCACTTCTTCCCAGAGGAGGAGCTGCGGTGCCCAGAGGAGCCGCAGAGCCGCTGGTTGGAGACCATGAGGAGGACCTTCGAGGAGCCCACGTCGTCGCTGGCGGCCCAGATCCTGGCCTCCGTGTCCGTCATATTTGTGCTCATCTCCATGGTGATGCTTTGCACCAGTACCTTACCCGACTGGAAGGCCGCCGAGACCCTGGACCAGCACAG GATCGTGGAGGCCGTGTGCATCGGCTGGTTCACCGCAGAGTGCCTGGTCCGCTTCATGGTTTCCAGGGATAAGTGTGAGTTCGTGCGTCGTCCTCTGAACATCATCGACCTCCTGGCCATCACGCCTTACTACATCTCGGTGACCGTGACCATCATGACCGGGGAGAACTCGCAGCTCCAGCGTGCGGGGGTCACGCTGCGCGTCCTGCGCATCATGCGGATCTTCTGGGTCATCAAACTGGCGCGTCACTTCCTGGGTCTGCAGACTCTGGGCCTGACGCTGCGCCGCTGTTACCGCGAGATGGTGATGCTGCTGGTCTTCATCTGCGTTGCCATGGCGATCTTCAGCGCGCTGGCACAGCTGCTGGAGCACGGCCTGGACCTGGAGTCCGGGAACCGGGACTACGCCAGCATCCCGGCCGCGTGCTGGTGGGTCATCATCTCCATGACGACGGTGGGCTACGGGGACATGTACCCGGTGACGGTGGCGGGCCGCGTGCTGGGTGGCGTGTGCGTGGTGAGCGGCATCGTGCTGCTGGCCCTGCCCATCACCTTCATCTACCACAGCTTCATCCAGTGTTACCACGAGCTCAAGGTGCGCTCCGCCAGGTGCGTGCGCAGCCTGTCCGGGGAGTTCCCGCACTGA